A region of Moorena sp. SIOASIH DNA encodes the following proteins:
- a CDS encoding MBL fold metallo-hydrolase, whose translation MNTLRRCLILGLATLLTIFGVISCQSHSQSQSPTSGNLTLETAGLTLEKLGSGIYGLIASTDFPAQDPNAAICNAGIVIGSDGVLVIDPFQNEALANLLFSTVEDLTDKPIKYVLNSHYHFDHTGGNSAAEAKGIPIIGRGPIREFMEDRNKQYDPNPTPPNVIVNSESKIWLGDRTVEIEEVEGHSGGTDIVAYVPDAKIMFTGDILFNQRFPYTGDGNIRKWQSTLSELRANYPDARLLPGHGPITDSSGLDTLKTYLDQLEQLALTWKENSLTQEQVLANYSQIPAAYKNYKFQGLYKDNLETAYKQITAQR comes from the coding sequence ATGAACACATTGCGTCGGTGCTTAATCTTAGGTCTAGCCACCCTACTCACAATCTTTGGAGTGATTAGCTGCCAATCTCACTCCCAAAGCCAATCACCAACATCCGGTAACCTCACCCTGGAAACAGCAGGATTAACCCTAGAAAAATTAGGATCTGGAATTTACGGACTAATCGCTAGTACAGACTTTCCCGCCCAAGACCCTAACGCAGCAATTTGTAATGCTGGGATTGTGATTGGTAGCGATGGAGTATTGGTAATTGATCCATTTCAGAATGAAGCACTAGCTAACTTACTCTTCTCAACTGTTGAAGACTTAACCGATAAACCCATCAAGTACGTTCTCAACAGTCATTATCACTTTGACCACACTGGTGGTAATTCCGCTGCCGAAGCTAAAGGTATCCCCATCATTGGGCGGGGACCCATTCGAGAATTCATGGAAGATCGTAACAAACAATACGACCCCAATCCCACTCCACCCAACGTAATAGTTAATAGTGAGAGTAAGATTTGGTTAGGCGATCGCACCGTAGAAATTGAAGAAGTAGAAGGGCATTCTGGGGGAACAGATATTGTGGCCTATGTTCCCGATGCCAAAATTATGTTTACCGGTGATATATTGTTCAATCAGCGATTTCCATACACTGGGGATGGTAATATTCGCAAATGGCAGAGTACTTTATCTGAGCTAAGGGCAAACTATCCCGATGCGCGTCTCTTACCTGGCCATGGTCCGATTACTGATAGCAGTGGCTTAGACACCTTAAAGACTTACTTGGATCAACTGGAACAATTGGCATTAACTTGGAAAGAAAATTCTCTGACTCAAGAACAAGTGCTTGCCAACTATTCCCAAATCCCTGCTGCTTATAAGAATTATAAATTCCAAGGATTATACAAAGATAATCTTGAAACAGCTTATAAGCAAATTACCGCTCAGCGTTGA
- a CDS encoding HNH endonuclease, translating into MSNTAHRKFRKEKKVSRYKAKKLCEKGFPVVGYEQNQHVNVKGTKSPYDGDLIYWSQRNSVLYDNLTAKALKKQNHSCGHCGHKFLSDESVHLHHVDGNHDNWKQKNLLAVHQSCHQEIHWSKPKGKPKG; encoded by the coding sequence ATGAGCAACACCGCTCACCGAAAATTCCGAAAGGAAAAGAAAGTAAGTCGGTACAAAGCTAAGAAACTATGCGAAAAGGGATTCCCAGTCGTGGGGTATGAACAAAACCAGCACGTAAATGTCAAAGGAACTAAGTCTCCATATGACGGAGACTTAATATACTGGAGTCAAAGGAATTCAGTACTATATGACAACCTTACAGCAAAAGCTTTGAAAAAGCAGAACCATTCCTGTGGACACTGTGGACACAAGTTCCTAAGCGACGAATCTGTACACCTTCATCATGTAGATGGAAACCACGACAATTGGAAGCAAAAGAACTTATTAGCTGTACACCAAAGCTGCCACCAAGAAATCCATTGGAGCAAACCGAAAGGTAAACCGAAAGGTTGA
- a CDS encoding reverse transcriptase domain-containing protein has product MWSVHKSANIALDGIEEVNKGVRSIRYADDMIIILKPKDNAEKVLEKVKSFLSQRGLEVNLEKTKLTKTTDGFDFL; this is encoded by the coding sequence GTGTGGTCAGTCCACAAAAGCGCCAATATCGCACTAGATGGAATAGAAGAGGTAAATAAAGGTGTCAGAAGCATCAGATATGCAGACGACATGATTATTATACTAAAGCCAAAAGACAACGCTGAAAAGGTGTTAGAAAAAGTTAAAAGTTTCCTTTCCCAACGCGGTCTGGAAGTAAATCTTGAGAAGACCAAGTTAACCAAAACGACAGACGGGTTTGACTTCCTATGA
- a CDS encoding reverse transcriptase N-terminal domain-containing protein → MSNRYSDLWKSQKWKQLRRNLFRLQRRVYKAVRDGDLRKARSLQKLILKSRSAQLLAVRQVTQLNQGKRTPGIDGRSSLNYRQRMELAQALNDYGHDWKHNRLREIPIPKKNGKIRVLKVPTIADRAWQCLAKYALEPAHEATFSAFSYGFRTGRCAQDAQKILFLNLCSNKNGINKRVIELDIKKCFDRISHSSIMDRLLAPAGLKMGIFRCLKAGINLEFPEQGTPQGGVVSPQKRQYRTRWNRRGK, encoded by the coding sequence ATGTCAAATAGATATAGTGACCTATGGAAAAGCCAAAAGTGGAAACAACTCCGCCGGAATCTTTTCCGCCTACAGAGGAGAGTGTATAAAGCAGTTCGAGATGGTGACTTGAGGAAAGCACGGTCTTTACAAAAACTGATTCTGAAGTCCCGCTCAGCACAACTACTGGCTGTCCGTCAAGTGACACAGCTCAATCAGGGTAAACGTACCCCTGGAATTGATGGCCGGTCAAGTCTCAATTACAGACAGCGAATGGAACTGGCTCAAGCATTGAACGATTACGGCCACGACTGGAAACATAATCGACTTCGTGAAATCCCAATCCCTAAAAAGAATGGGAAAATAAGAGTGCTAAAAGTGCCTACAATCGCTGATAGAGCATGGCAGTGTCTAGCAAAATACGCTCTAGAACCCGCCCATGAAGCGACGTTCAGTGCCTTCAGCTACGGGTTTAGGACTGGCAGATGTGCCCAAGACGCACAAAAAATTCTGTTTTTAAACCTATGCTCAAACAAGAACGGCATCAACAAAAGAGTAATTGAACTAGACATCAAGAAGTGTTTTGACCGCATATCCCACAGCTCCATTATGGATAGATTGCTAGCCCCTGCGGGTCTGAAGATGGGGATATTCAGATGTCTAAAAGCAGGCATCAATCTGGAATTCCCAGAGCAAGGCACGCCCCAAGGAGGTGTGGTCAGTCCACAAAAGCGCCAATATCGCACTAGATGGAATAGAAGAGGTAAATAA